From the Terriglobales bacterium genome, the window CGCCGCCGTTGAAGGTAGAAATATGCGTTCATTTTCCACGTCAAGAGCCAACACCAAGTTGGAAGATTCAATTCCAGAAGCTGGGGCTTCGCTAGAGTCGATCCTCTGCACCGAGGAGTTGCAGCGCCGCCCATGGCGTCCTCCTGATTATGAAAAAGAGAATCGCGCGCTCGTGGCACTGATGAGCGGACTCGCCGATTCACCAAGCACCATTTTTCAGACGCTGGCTGATACGATTCTGGATATCACCCAGTGTGACTCCGCTGGCCTTAGCCTGCTGACAAGGGATGGCCAAAAACCAGACATTTGCGGCAAAAGGTTCTATTGGCCAGCTATCGCCGGCTTGTGGAATCCGCACGTTGGAGGTGGGACCCCGCGGAACTTCGGACCGTGCGGAGACGTCCTCGATCAAAATCGTACCTTGTTGTTCACCCACTTCGAGCGGCGTTATCCCTATTTGATGCCAGTCAGTCCGGCAGCCGAAGAATGCCTGCTGGTCCCGTTTTACGTCGCCGGCGAGGCGGTTGGAACCATCTGGGCGATTATGCACAGCGACCGCCGCAAGTTCGACGCAGAAGATGATCGGGTCATGGCGTCTCTAGGGAAGTTTGCCTCTTCCGCGTATCAAGCGCTGGCACATATCGAAGACCTGAAATTCCAGGTGTCCGAGCGCGAAAAGGCAGAAGCAGAAGTCCGTGAATTGGCAAGAGGGTTGGAAGCGAAGATCCGGCGTCTGGTCGATGCCAATGTTGTCGGAATGGTTATGTGGAATCTCCAAGGGGCGATCACCGGGGCCAACGAAGCATTTCTCCGCATGGTGCAATACGACATTGAGGATATCGCTTCCGGTCGTGTGCGCTGGACGGAACTCACACCTGCCGAATGGCGCGATCGTGACGAATGGGCAATAACCGAGCTAAAGACGACTGGCATCTTTCAAACCTTCGAGAAGGAGTTCTTCCGGAAAGATGGCAGCCGCGTACCTGTACTTCTCGGCGGCGCACTCTTCGAAGGCGATGGGAACGACGGTGTCGCTTTCGTGCTCGACTTGACCGAGCAAAAGCGAGCGCAAGAAAAGCTTCAAGAGGCCCAACAA encodes:
- a CDS encoding ATP-binding protein, yielding MRSFSTSRANTKLEDSIPEAGASLESILCTEELQRRPWRPPDYEKENRALVALMSGLADSPSTIFQTLADTILDITQCDSAGLSLLTRDGQKPDICGKRFYWPAIAGLWNPHVGGGTPRNFGPCGDVLDQNRTLLFTHFERRYPYLMPVSPAAEECLLVPFYVAGEAVGTIWAIMHSDRRKFDAEDDRVMASLGKFASSAYQALAHIEDLKFQVSEREKAEAEVRELARGLEAKIRRLVDANVVGMVMWNLQGAITGANEAFLRMVQYDIEDIASGRVRWTELTPAEWRDRDEWAITELKTTGIFQTFEKEFFRKDGSRVPVLLGGALFEGDGNDGVAFVLDLTEQKRAQEKLQEAQQSLYATQVDLARVSRLTTMGELAASIAHEVNQPLTAITNNASACLRLLTDRNLDPEVLRRALEEIVADATRASAVIARIRAFIKNAPAEKSELDINEVIQEVLTLAGHELQKKRIFVECQLTKTLPLVLADRVQLQQVLLNLIMNGIEAMTAVTDRPLVLWVQSQADESGGILVAVRDAGIGLGSEADRLFTPFFTTKASGMGMGLPISRSLVEGHGGRLWVTPNSPHGATFSFTLPVAGGSLS